CAAATTTACaacaattataaaaaaaaatacagtaAGTACATATTTAGTATTCTACTTCATTAATTAATTTGCtgcaatgaaaaaaattaaaaataaaagaaataaaaaaaaaaaaaaaaagaattttaaagTATTTTAAGATAGTTAAAacttcttttaatatttggGTTCATGCTAATTACACGTTTGTGaaattacttattttattcttatatcattttattttttttttataaaaataaaatagttctatacttttattataaaaaaaaaaaaagaaaaaaaaaaaatatggaatttttttattattatattaaacaAATCAAAATAACAATTCAAAaacttttaattatatatatatgggtAAAATTATCCattctcattttttattcatatgttttttttttaaataatacttcattttttatagtattattatatatttatttattatttttttttttttattttatattaaaaataaataaattaaagctATTGCTGAAAcctgtaaaaaaaaaaatacttaactacaatttgaaaataaaaatatagatattaaaaaaaaaagaaagaagtgtaattttaatttaattaaaatataaaataatattacgTACGCAAATGTATTTTAAGACTGTTGTttctaataatatttttaactgaagaatattttgaaatgctatggaaataaaaataaatttatataattcctaaaataaattatatttaggatgaaaaaaaatatatatatcactAAAAGGTAATACATATAAAGTTTTatctataattttatttcagaAATATTAagtattagaaaaaataataacattaaataaataaaacatgtataattgatttttttttttttctttttaaaaagaaagaaattttataaatatacaaaaataacaatattGTATAGAAAATCTTAAAggaaaaaagagaatttatttgaaagattaatatatataagtttttaaataaatagcAAAACAAAtcaaaacaaattaaaaaataactaaaatttatttattttttgttttttcattAGCTAAGTCACCTTAATTATggtataaaataaaaaaaaaaaaaaaaaaaaaaatgtatacaaattttgtttataataatttatattatttttttttaaacagataattaaaaataataattaaaagaaattttgaTTACACTATTttccaaattttttttttcttttatagaATGTGTCTGAGAATAATAACAAGAGAAAGTTAAACAATTACTTGAGAAATAAGGAgagaataaaaaaactaaaaatagaaagaaaagaaaacgaaaaaatagaaattagaaaaaaagaaaatgaaaatataaacaatgaagaaaaaaattacaatttaaaaaaatatgctaTATGTGTTGGTTACATTGGTAGTAGATATCATGGCTGTCAAGGGCAAAGTAAAGAAGCAATGACAATTGAAAATGAATTAGAGAGaacattattaaaaataaatgcagtaaaaaaaaaaaataaggattttaatttttgcttATCAAGATCAGCTAGAACTGACAATGGTGTACATGCTTTATATAACGTTTttgtttataatattaatcttgattgtatatatttaaataatgataaagaaagagaaaatatttcaaaaagcCAAGAGaataatgaaaagaaaagtgataaaaataattatgatgTTATAAATGGAAGtgaaatgaaaaatgaacatattcttatatatgaaaaaaagaaagaaatcaataataataatataaataattgttgcaattataataattccGTTATTCagaataatgaaataaataaaaaacaaaaagagagtataaaaaataatgatgatatatttgatgaaagaaaaaaaaaagaagaagaattcaaaaaattattaaatcttCATTTACCTTCTGATATAAGATGCTTTGACATTTTTAAGGTTACGAAAAGTTTCGATGCTAGAAAATTCTGCTCATTCCGATTATATGAATATCTATTTCCTATTTATGTTTTAAGTGAGGTAGAAGTAaacattaaatataaaaaaatatttgaagaaattattgaaaatatagataaataTGTTGAAAAAactaaagatataaaaaaaagaaaaaaaagaaatgaatatgataatttaagtgatatgaaaaagaataatgatgaaaacaataaaaatagtatCTTAGAggtaaatgataataatgatgaaaatgttaataataatgaaaaaaatatggaaaatAAGAGAAGTTTTACACAAAGAGAGGATATatttactataaaaaaatacaaagaaGAATTAACAgatgaagaattaaataccttttttgaaatatttaa
The Plasmodium relictum strain SGS1 genome assembly, chromosome: 1 DNA segment above includes these coding regions:
- a CDS encoding U2 snRNA/tRNA pseudouridine synthase, putative, which encodes MNVSENNNKRKLNNYLRNKERIKKLKIERKENEKIEIRKKENENINNEEKNYNLKKYAICVGYIGSRYHGCQGQSKEAMTIENELERTLLKINAVKKKNKDFNFCLSRSARTDNGVHALYNVFVYNINLDCIYLNNDKERENISKSQENNEKKSDKNNYDVINGSEMKNEHILIYEKKKEINNNNINNCCNYNNSVIQNNEINKKQKESIKNNDDIFDERKKKEEEFKKLLNLHLPSDIRCFDIFKVTKSFDARKFCSFRLYEYLFPIYVLSEVEVNIKYKKIFEEIIENIDKYVEKTKDIKKRKKRNEYDNLSDMKKNNDENNKNSILEVNDNNDENVNNNEKNMENKRSFTQREDIFTIKKYKEELTDEELNTFFEIFNNYTGFHNFHCFTKNNIDQTTYRYIKYFEISIVKLHNYNFLSIKILGQSFLMHQIRKMITLAVETFRKATSKNSIYYCLNINRYIPISLFPSDGLILICPYFNSYNKNVCKPPHSPTICFNENEEIKKFKEEKIGKCIIDKLEKNVWKDWLIKMNRYPFIYHFIREKLNEDSNQ